Proteins encoded within one genomic window of Streptomyces sp. NBC_01314:
- a CDS encoding IS982 family transposase, with the protein MTTDLETLLTALYVKIDDDIGGTRWMGRPPRLSDSELLCLAVAQSLLGHRSEARWLRFTRKRLSGMFPYLPQQSGYNKRLRAALPLVKRLIRELAMDSDLWFDNHWIVDSTPVPCGMSRPMVQRSNLAGWAGYGYCASHSRFFWGLRLYLVCTPTGMPMLWALANPKIGEREVLASMLEIDADLVAEREGILLISDEGFAGKAFEKDLAGQGIELLRPSRKREKARYGEPMLKKVRQLIESVNDTLKGQLDLEQHGGRTFEGVAIRVAQRILAMAAAIWHNRKTGAPITRSLIAYDS; encoded by the coding sequence GTGACGACAGACCTCGAGACCCTCTTGACCGCACTGTATGTGAAGATCGACGACGACATCGGAGGGACTCGATGGATGGGGCGACCGCCCCGTCTCAGCGACTCCGAGCTCCTCTGCCTGGCGGTGGCCCAGTCGCTCCTTGGCCACCGCTCCGAGGCACGCTGGCTGCGCTTCACCCGCAAGCGGCTGTCCGGCATGTTCCCCTACCTGCCCCAGCAGTCGGGGTACAACAAGCGACTGCGAGCGGCGCTACCCCTGGTCAAGCGGCTGATCCGGGAGCTGGCCATGGACAGCGACCTCTGGTTCGACAACCACTGGATCGTCGACTCCACGCCGGTGCCGTGTGGGATGTCCCGCCCGATGGTCCAACGTTCGAACCTCGCCGGGTGGGCCGGGTACGGCTACTGCGCCTCCCACTCGCGGTTCTTCTGGGGCCTGCGCCTCTATCTGGTCTGCACCCCGACCGGCATGCCCATGTTGTGGGCGCTGGCCAACCCGAAGATCGGCGAACGCGAAGTCCTGGCCTCGATGCTGGAAATCGACGCCGACCTGGTCGCCGAACGCGAGGGCATCCTGCTCATCTCGGACGAGGGCTTCGCGGGCAAGGCGTTCGAGAAGGACCTCGCCGGGCAAGGCATCGAGTTGCTGCGGCCGTCCCGCAAGCGGGAGAAGGCCCGCTATGGCGAGCCAATGCTCAAGAAGGTCCGCCAGCTCATCGAATCGGTCAACGACACCCTCAAGGGTCAGCTCGACCTGGAACAGCACGGCGGCCGCACCTTCGAGGGCGTCGCCATCCGAGTCGCCCAGCGCATCCTTGCGATGGCCGCGGCGATCTGGCACAACCGCAAGACCGGAGCCCCGATCACCCGATCCCTGATTGCGTACGATTCCTAA
- a CDS encoding IS110 family transposase, whose amino-acid sequence MTAIWAGIDAGRTHHHCVVIDGTGKRLLSRRVANDESELLKLLADVLALGDEVTWGIDLADGGAALLIDLLLNHGQHTLYIPGRAVSRASEGYRGEGKTDAKDAAIIADQARIRRDLQPLRPGDELVAEIKVHTGHRRDLADDRTRVINRLHNHLTSIFPALDRALDLTNTGPLILLTGYQTPASIRRTGARRLETWLRNRKVRGAAQLAEKALAAAESQHTSVTGEKPTAQLVHTLAKEVMRLNEQIAETDKVIEARFREHKHAEVIASMPGIGPLLGAEFLAATGGDMTAFDSPDRLAGFAGVAPAPRDSGKISGNLHRPRRYSRRLQRVFYTSALISIRCCDESRRFYDRKRAEGKRHTQAVLALARRRVNVLWALLRDGRCYESIPPVTNAA is encoded by the coding sequence GTGACAGCGATCTGGGCCGGCATCGATGCCGGCAGGACCCATCACCACTGCGTGGTGATCGACGGCACCGGCAAGCGGCTGCTGTCGCGGCGAGTGGCCAACGACGAGTCGGAGTTGCTGAAGCTCCTGGCCGACGTGCTCGCCCTGGGCGACGAGGTCACCTGGGGCATCGACCTGGCCGACGGCGGCGCCGCTTTGCTGATCGATCTGCTGCTCAACCACGGACAGCACACGCTCTACATCCCCGGCCGAGCCGTCAGCCGCGCCTCCGAGGGCTACCGGGGCGAAGGCAAGACCGACGCCAAGGATGCCGCGATCATCGCCGACCAGGCCCGGATCCGCCGGGACCTGCAGCCCTTGCGGCCCGGTGACGAACTGGTCGCCGAGATCAAGGTCCACACTGGCCATCGCCGCGACCTCGCCGACGACCGCACCCGCGTGATCAACCGGCTCCACAATCACCTCACCAGCATCTTTCCCGCTCTGGACCGGGCTCTGGACCTCACGAATACCGGCCCGCTGATCCTGCTGACCGGCTACCAGACCCCAGCCTCCATCCGCAGAACCGGGGCTCGGAGGCTGGAGACCTGGCTGCGCAACCGCAAGGTCCGCGGTGCTGCCCAACTCGCCGAGAAGGCCCTGGCGGCCGCCGAGAGCCAGCACACCAGCGTGACCGGGGAGAAGCCGACGGCCCAGCTCGTGCACACGCTCGCCAAGGAGGTGATGCGCCTCAACGAGCAGATCGCCGAGACCGACAAGGTCATCGAGGCCCGGTTTCGCGAGCACAAACACGCCGAGGTGATCGCGAGCATGCCCGGCATCGGCCCCCTGCTCGGCGCCGAGTTCCTCGCCGCCACCGGCGGCGACATGACAGCCTTCGACAGCCCGGACCGCCTCGCCGGGTTCGCCGGCGTTGCCCCGGCTCCACGCGACTCGGGCAAGATCAGCGGCAATCTACACCGGCCCAGACGTTACAGTCGGCGGCTCCAGCGCGTCTTCTATACCTCCGCGCTGATCAGCATCCGCTGCTGTGACGAATCCCGCCGCTTCTACGACCGCAAACGCGCCGAAGGCAAGCGGCACACCCAGGCCGTCCTCGCCCTCGCCCGACGCCGGGTCAACGTCCTGTGGGCCCTGTTGCGCGACGGACGGTGCTACGAATCCATACCCCCCGTCACGAACGCCGCTTGA
- a CDS encoding ester cyclase gives MHQFADELIRQLNLRDADGAFALFAPDARLYAADGTTTGVEENRAVVASVYDAFPDVTFTPVRVVAEDDWFAIGFIWAGTSTRPFNGTPATGRSIKVLEFRMFKVVDGKIAEAWGLIDLASLFAQLQS, from the coding sequence TTGCACCAGTTTGCCGATGAGTTGATCAGGCAGCTCAACCTGCGGGACGCCGACGGCGCGTTCGCCCTGTTCGCGCCGGACGCCCGCTTGTACGCCGCCGACGGCACCACCACCGGCGTCGAGGAGAACCGCGCGGTGGTGGCGTCGGTCTACGACGCGTTCCCCGACGTCACCTTCACGCCGGTCCGTGTCGTCGCCGAGGATGATTGGTTCGCGATCGGCTTCATCTGGGCCGGCACGAGCACCCGGCCCTTCAACGGCACTCCCGCCACCGGCCGATCCATCAAGGTGCTGGAGTTCCGTATGTTCAAGGTGGTCGACGGGAAGATCGCCGAGGCCTGGGGCCTCATCGACCTGGCGTCGCTCTTCGCTCAGTTGCAGTCCTGA